The following are encoded together in the Ovis canadensis isolate MfBH-ARS-UI-01 breed Bighorn chromosome 2, ARS-UI_OviCan_v2, whole genome shotgun sequence genome:
- the SLC11A1 gene encoding natural resistance-associated macrophage protein 1 isoform X8, with the protein MPVRGCPARQPLSAQRVPESAVLMSGDTGTPNQGGTRYGSISSPPSPGPQQAPPGGTYLSEKIPIPDTESGAFSLRKLWAFTGPGFLMSIAFLDPGNIESDLQAGAVAGFKLLWVLLWATVLGLLCQRLAARLGVVTGKDLGEVCHLYYPKVPRTLLWLTIELAIVGSDMQEVIGTAIAFSLLSAGRIPLWGGVLITIVDTFFFLFLDNYGLRKLEAFFGFLITIMALTFGYEYVVARPAQGALLQGLFLPLCPGCGQPELLQAVGIVGAIIMPHNIYLHSSLVKSREVDRSRRADIREANMYFLIEATIALSVSFFINLFVMAVFGQAFYKQTNQAAFNICANSSLHDYATIFPRDNLTVAVDIYQGGFLKLRWSRFARVLLTRSCAILPTVLLAVFRDLQDLSGLNDLLNVLQSLLLPFAVLPILTFTSMPALMQEFANGLSGPVSSPREPLVWPTVPTNAFCMGFLERIRRRGGPRDELPPAPGHGWDE; encoded by the exons ATGCCAGTGAGGGGCTGCCCGGCACGCCAGCCACTGAGTGCACAGAGAGTGCCCGAGTCTGCGGTCCTCATGTCAG GTGACACGGGTACCCCAAACCAGGGAGGGACCAGATATGGCTCCATCTCCAGCCCACCCAGTCCGGGGCCACAGCAAGCACCTCCCGGAGGGACCTACCTAAGTGAGAAGATCCCCATTCCGGATACAGAATCG GGTGCATTCAGCCTGCGGAAGCTGTGGGCCTTCACGGGGCCTGGATTCCTCATGAGCATAGCATTCTTGGACCCAGGAAACATCGAGTCGGATCTTcaggctggggctgtggctggATTCAAA CTGCTCTGGGTGCTGCTGTGGGCCACAGTGTTGGGCTTGCTCTGCCAGCGACTGGCTGCCCGGCTGGGCGTGGTGACAGGCAAGGACTTGGGCGAGGTCTGCCATCTCTACTACCCTAAG GTGCCCCGCACTCTCCTCTGGCTGACCATCGAGCTAGCCATCGTGGGCTCGGACATGCAGGAAGTCATTGGCACAGCTATTGCGTTCAGTCTGCTCTCAGCCGGACG AATCCCACTCTGGGGTGGTGTCCTCATCACCATCGTGGacactttcttcttcctcttcctcgaTAACTACG GGTTGCGGAAGCTGGAagccttttttggatttcttattACCATAATGGCCTTGACCTTCGGCTATGAG TACGTGGTGGCTCGGCCTGCTCAGGGAGCACTGCTTCAGGGCCTGTTCCTGCCCTTGTGCCCAGGCTGTGGCCAGCCCGAGCTGCTGCAGGCCGTGGGCATCGTTGGTGCCATCATCATGCCCCACAACATCTACCTGCATTCCTCCCTAGTCAAG TCTCGAGAGGTAGACCGGTCCCGGCGGGCGGACATCCGAGAAGCCAACATGTACTTCCTGATTGAAGCCACCATCGCCCTGTCTGTCTCCTTCTTCATCAACCTCTTTGTCATGGCTGTCTTTGGGCAAGCCTTCTACAAGCAAACCAACCAGGCTGCG TTCAACATCTGTGCCAACAGCAGCCTCCACGACTACGCGACGATCTTTCCCAGGGACAACCTGACAGTGGCCGTGGACAtttaccaagga GGCTTTCTGAAGCTGCGGTGGTCACGCTTCGCCCGAGTCCTGCTCACTCGCTCCTGCGCCATCCTGCCCACTGTGCTCCTGGCTGTCTTCAGGGACCTGCAGGACCTGTCAGGCCTCAACGACCTGCTCAACGTGCTGCAGAGCCTGCTG CTTCCGTTTGCTGTGTTGCCCATCCTCACCTTCACCAGCATGCCCGCCCTGATGCAGGAGTTTGCCAACGGCCT GTCTGGACCTGTCTCATCACCCAGGGAGCCACTCGTCTGGCCCACAGTTCCCACCAACGCTTTCTGTATGGGCTTCCTGGAGAGGatcaggaggaggggaggacctcGGGATGAACTCCCACCAGCGCCTGGCCACGGGTGGGATGAGTGA
- the SLC11A1 gene encoding natural resistance-associated macrophage protein 1 isoform X2, with protein MPVRGCPARQPLSAQRVPESAVLMSGDTGTPNQGGTRYGSISSPPSPGPQQAPPGGTYLSEKIPIPDTESGAFSLRKLWAFTGPGFLMSIAFLDPGNIESDLQAGAVAGFKLLWVLLWATVLGLLCQRLAARLGVVTGKDLGEVCHLYYPKVPRTLLWLTIELAIVGSDMQEVIGTAIAFSLLSAGRIPLWGGVLITIVDTFFFLFLDNYGLRKLEAFFGFLITIMALTFGYEYVVARPAQGALLQGLFLPLCPGCGQPELLQAVGIVGAIIMPHNIYLHSSLVKSREVDRSRRADIREANMYFLIEATIALSVSFFINLFVMAVFGQAFYKQTNQAAFNICANSSLHDYATIFPRDNLTVAVDIYQGGVILGCLFGPAALYIWAMGLLAAGQSSTMTGTYAGQFVMEGFLKLRWSRFARVLLTRSCAILPTVLLAVFRDLQDLSGLNDLLNVLQSLLLPFAVLPILTFTSMPALMQEFANGLVSKIITSSIMVLVCAVNLYFVISYVPSLRHPAYFSLVALLAAAYLGLTTYLVWTCLITQGATRLAHSSHQRFLYGLPGEDQEEGRTSG; from the exons ATGCCAGTGAGGGGCTGCCCGGCACGCCAGCCACTGAGTGCACAGAGAGTGCCCGAGTCTGCGGTCCTCATGTCAG GTGACACGGGTACCCCAAACCAGGGAGGGACCAGATATGGCTCCATCTCCAGCCCACCCAGTCCGGGGCCACAGCAAGCACCTCCCGGAGGGACCTACCTAAGTGAGAAGATCCCCATTCCGGATACAGAATCG GGTGCATTCAGCCTGCGGAAGCTGTGGGCCTTCACGGGGCCTGGATTCCTCATGAGCATAGCATTCTTGGACCCAGGAAACATCGAGTCGGATCTTcaggctggggctgtggctggATTCAAA CTGCTCTGGGTGCTGCTGTGGGCCACAGTGTTGGGCTTGCTCTGCCAGCGACTGGCTGCCCGGCTGGGCGTGGTGACAGGCAAGGACTTGGGCGAGGTCTGCCATCTCTACTACCCTAAG GTGCCCCGCACTCTCCTCTGGCTGACCATCGAGCTAGCCATCGTGGGCTCGGACATGCAGGAAGTCATTGGCACAGCTATTGCGTTCAGTCTGCTCTCAGCCGGACG AATCCCACTCTGGGGTGGTGTCCTCATCACCATCGTGGacactttcttcttcctcttcctcgaTAACTACG GGTTGCGGAAGCTGGAagccttttttggatttcttattACCATAATGGCCTTGACCTTCGGCTATGAG TACGTGGTGGCTCGGCCTGCTCAGGGAGCACTGCTTCAGGGCCTGTTCCTGCCCTTGTGCCCAGGCTGTGGCCAGCCCGAGCTGCTGCAGGCCGTGGGCATCGTTGGTGCCATCATCATGCCCCACAACATCTACCTGCATTCCTCCCTAGTCAAG TCTCGAGAGGTAGACCGGTCCCGGCGGGCGGACATCCGAGAAGCCAACATGTACTTCCTGATTGAAGCCACCATCGCCCTGTCTGTCTCCTTCTTCATCAACCTCTTTGTCATGGCTGTCTTTGGGCAAGCCTTCTACAAGCAAACCAACCAGGCTGCG TTCAACATCTGTGCCAACAGCAGCCTCCACGACTACGCGACGATCTTTCCCAGGGACAACCTGACAGTGGCCGTGGACAtttaccaagga GGCGTGATCCTGGGCTGCCTCTTTGGCCCTGCAGCCCTGTACATCTGGGCCATGGGTCTCCTGGCTGCCGGGCAGAGCTCCACCATGACCGGCACCTACGCGGGACAGTTTGTGATGGAG GGCTTTCTGAAGCTGCGGTGGTCACGCTTCGCCCGAGTCCTGCTCACTCGCTCCTGCGCCATCCTGCCCACTGTGCTCCTGGCTGTCTTCAGGGACCTGCAGGACCTGTCAGGCCTCAACGACCTGCTCAACGTGCTGCAGAGCCTGCTG CTTCCGTTTGCTGTGTTGCCCATCCTCACCTTCACCAGCATGCCCGCCCTGATGCAGGAGTTTGCCAACGGCCT GGTGAGCAAAATTATCACTTCCTCCATCATGGTGCTGGTCTGTGCCGTCAACCTTTACTTCGTGATCAGCTACGTGCCCAGCCTCCGCCACCCTGCCTACTTCAGCCTTGTAGCACTGCTGGCCGCAGCCTACCTGGGCCTCACCACTTACCTG GTCTGGACCTGTCTCATCACCCAGGGAGCCACTCGTCTGGCCCACAGTTCCCACCAACGCTTTCTGTATGGGCTTCCTGGAGAGGatcaggaggaggggaggacctcGGGATGA
- the SLC11A1 gene encoding natural resistance-associated macrophage protein 1 isoform X9 yields the protein MSIAFLDPGNIESDLQAGAVAGFKLLWVLLWATVLGLLCQRLAARLGVVTGKDLGEVCHLYYPKVPRTLLWLTIELAIVGSDMQEVIGTAIAFSLLSAGRIPLWGGVLITIVDTFFFLFLDNYGLRKLEAFFGFLITIMALTFGYEYVVARPAQGALLQGLFLPLCPGCGQPELLQAVGIVGAIIMPHNIYLHSSLVKSREVDRSRRADIREANMYFLIEATIALSVSFFINLFVMAVFGQAFYKQTNQAAFNICANSSLHDYATIFPRDNLTVAVDIYQGGVILGCLFGPAALYIWAMGLLAAGQSSTMTGTYAGQFVMEGFLKLRWSRFARVLLTRSCAILPTVLLAVFRDLQDLSGLNDLLNVLQSLLLPFAVLPILTFTSMPALMQEFANGLVSKIITSSIMVLVCAVNLYFVISYVPSLRHPAYFSLVALLAAAYLGLTTYLVWTCLITQGATRLAHSSHQRFLYGLPGEDQEEGRTSG from the exons ATGAGCATAGCATTCTTGGACCCAGGAAACATCGAGTCGGATCTTcaggctggggctgtggctggATTCAAA CTGCTCTGGGTGCTGCTGTGGGCCACAGTGTTGGGCTTGCTCTGCCAGCGACTGGCTGCCCGGCTGGGCGTGGTGACAGGCAAGGACTTGGGCGAGGTCTGCCATCTCTACTACCCTAAG GTGCCCCGCACTCTCCTCTGGCTGACCATCGAGCTAGCCATCGTGGGCTCGGACATGCAGGAAGTCATTGGCACAGCTATTGCGTTCAGTCTGCTCTCAGCCGGACG AATCCCACTCTGGGGTGGTGTCCTCATCACCATCGTGGacactttcttcttcctcttcctcgaTAACTACG GGTTGCGGAAGCTGGAagccttttttggatttcttattACCATAATGGCCTTGACCTTCGGCTATGAG TACGTGGTGGCTCGGCCTGCTCAGGGAGCACTGCTTCAGGGCCTGTTCCTGCCCTTGTGCCCAGGCTGTGGCCAGCCCGAGCTGCTGCAGGCCGTGGGCATCGTTGGTGCCATCATCATGCCCCACAACATCTACCTGCATTCCTCCCTAGTCAAG TCTCGAGAGGTAGACCGGTCCCGGCGGGCGGACATCCGAGAAGCCAACATGTACTTCCTGATTGAAGCCACCATCGCCCTGTCTGTCTCCTTCTTCATCAACCTCTTTGTCATGGCTGTCTTTGGGCAAGCCTTCTACAAGCAAACCAACCAGGCTGCG TTCAACATCTGTGCCAACAGCAGCCTCCACGACTACGCGACGATCTTTCCCAGGGACAACCTGACAGTGGCCGTGGACAtttaccaagga GGCGTGATCCTGGGCTGCCTCTTTGGCCCTGCAGCCCTGTACATCTGGGCCATGGGTCTCCTGGCTGCCGGGCAGAGCTCCACCATGACCGGCACCTACGCGGGACAGTTTGTGATGGAG GGCTTTCTGAAGCTGCGGTGGTCACGCTTCGCCCGAGTCCTGCTCACTCGCTCCTGCGCCATCCTGCCCACTGTGCTCCTGGCTGTCTTCAGGGACCTGCAGGACCTGTCAGGCCTCAACGACCTGCTCAACGTGCTGCAGAGCCTGCTG CTTCCGTTTGCTGTGTTGCCCATCCTCACCTTCACCAGCATGCCCGCCCTGATGCAGGAGTTTGCCAACGGCCT GGTGAGCAAAATTATCACTTCCTCCATCATGGTGCTGGTCTGTGCCGTCAACCTTTACTTCGTGATCAGCTACGTGCCCAGCCTCCGCCACCCTGCCTACTTCAGCCTTGTAGCACTGCTGGCCGCAGCCTACCTGGGCCTCACCACTTACCTG GTCTGGACCTGTCTCATCACCCAGGGAGCCACTCGTCTGGCCCACAGTTCCCACCAACGCTTTCTGTATGGGCTTCCTGGAGAGGatcaggaggaggggaggacctcGGGATGA